Proteins encoded by one window of Arvicanthis niloticus isolate mArvNil1 unplaced genomic scaffold, mArvNil1.pat.X pat_scaffold_363_arrow_ctg1, whole genome shotgun sequence:
- the LOC117701978 gene encoding uncharacterized protein C1orf198 homolog: MEFSISSLSIQEPSTATINSDTRPLAKAPQGTQGSKPAQSSRSSSLDALGPSRKEEEASFWKINAERSREGPEAEFQSLTPSQIKSMEKGEKVLPACYRQEPATKDREAKPVPQEQQTLLSVNAEQEVPQLLQAPASLLPKATHTESPEKLLPPAAQQDEDDDDALFSEPTLSKISSSNIVLKTGFDFLDNW, encoded by the exons ATGGAATTCAGCATATCCTCCTTATCCATCCAGGAGCCCAGCACTGCCACTATAAACAGTGATACCAGGCCCCTGGCCAAGGCTCCTCAGGGCACACAGGGTTCCAAACCTGCCCAGAGCAGCAGATCCTCTAGCCTGGATGCCCTGGGACCATCTCGAAAAGAGGAGGAAGCATCCTTCTGGAAGATCAATGCCGAGCGCTCTCGGGAAGGGCCTGAGGCTGAGTTCCAGTCCCTGACACCCAGCCAGATCAAGTCCATGGAGAAGGGGGAAAAGGTTCTGCCAGCTTGCTACCGCCAGGAGCCCGCCACAAAAGACAGGGAGGCCAAGCCTGTGCCACAGGAGCAGCAAACCCTCCTCAGTGTGAACGCAGAGCAAGAGGTGCCCCAGCTGCTGCAAGCCCCTGCCAGCTTGCTGCCCAAGGCTACCCACACAGAGTCCCCAGAGAAGCTACTGCCTCCTGCTGCCCAGCAGGATGAAGACGATGATGATGCCCTGTTCTCAGAGCCCACACTGTCGAAG ATCAGCTCAAGTAACATCGTCCTGAAGACAGGCTTTGATTTTCTGGACAACTGGTAA